A genomic region of Caenorhabditis elegans chromosome V contains the following coding sequences:
- the W09B7.3 gene encoding T20D4.11-like domain-containing protein (Predicted): MFFLLILLVRSTVGDDEKTCVKFEGTKAFQCLHTLHDISKNAGSIDFYKKEDSDKMNMMCEGFTVCAEYLKCKAEIKVVYYIDKIVSFCAATGFLSTDFKECNHKLYVQNSTCVQEWEPLPDPVEDPVEMAAIQKEACKNILGKESCVEKEIIENCNVELAVNFRKHFLALHRIIGACENL, from the exons atgttttttcttttgatattACTGGTAAGATCTACAGTTGGCGACGATGAGAAAACATGTGTTAAGTTTGAAGGAACAAAAGCATTTCAGTGTTTACAT aCACTTCATGATATCAGTAAAAATGCAGGTTCCATTGACTTTTACAAGAAAGAAGATTCTGATAAAATGAACATGATGTGTGAAGGATTTACAGTGTGCGCCGAGTATTTGAAATGCAAAGCTGAAATTAAAGTAGTTTATTACATCgacaaaattgtttcattttgtgCTGCCACTGGATTCCTATCAACTGATTTCAAAGAATGTAATCACAAACTATACGTACAAAACTCTACGTGTGTTCAAGAGTGGGAACCACTACCCGATCCAGTGGAGGACCCTGTGGAAATGGCAGCGATTCAAAAAGAAGCATGTAAAAATATTCTGGGAAAGGAAAGTTGTGTGGAAAaggaaataattgaaaattgtaatgtCGAATTGGCCGTGAATTTTCgcaaa CACTTCCTCGCACTGCACAGAATAATTGGAGCATGTGAGAATCTATGA
- the W09B7.2 gene encoding Retrotransposon protein (Predicted), producing the protein MRSSTSKTGLHPLQTPAQLPIMEENQSSHTLEEKVEPTASPDTLCDDPGQLAQGMRTSEEHQPLKQHLGEITEMCSNMQLTVEESKLKVDSVSSMIATHMGREKSSSATTSASLHYICGAIANIQERLAANHTTVINDLDECKRDREDVRVSLENIINRCTRNTCFSVTVHAFGIFDASGLGQARLVAEAQTANGKEVAIFVKDTPKYYSRAGFAKIHSDDNAENHRASALRQGVMEWARGHDNWYEHYADWMDYHPNQIPLTCPCISTRTSPTALHDRREQCIIRKLAQLSTIVLIDGTRVVPFEEMQTLVIDLQ; encoded by the exons ATGAGAAGCTCAACCAGCAAAACAGGACTCCATCCTCTCCAAACACCCGCTCAGCTCCCAATC ATGGAAGAAAACCAATCGTCCCACACACTTGAGGAAAAGGTCGAGCCAACCGCTTCTCCCGACACTCTTTGCGACGATCCTGGTCAGCTTGCACAAGGAATGAGAACATCCGAGGAACATCAACCGCTCAAGCAACACTTGGGAG AGATCACCGAGATGTGCAGCAACATGCAATTGACCGTGGAAGAATCCAAGCTGAAGGTGGATAGTGTCTCCTCGATGATAGCCACCCACATGGGAAGAGAAAAGTCATCATCCGCTACCACATCAGCATCGCTCCACTACATTTGCGGAGCAATCGCCAACATACAGG agagACTTGCGGCCAACCACACGACGGTGATAAACGACTTGGACGAGTGCAAAAGGGATAGGGAGGATGTACGTGTCTCCCTCGAGAACATCATCAACCGCTGTACCCGGAACACCTGCTTCTCTGTGACTGTCCACGCTTTTGGAATCTTCGACGCGTCTGGTCTAGGCCAAGCCAGGCTGGTCGCGGAGGCCCAAACCGCGAATGGTAAAGAGGTGGCGATCTTTGTAAAAGACACACCGAAGTACTACTCGCGCGCTGGCTTCGCGAAGATCCATAGCGACGACAACGCGGAGAACCATCGTGCTTCAGCACTTCGACAAGGAGTCATGGAATGGGCAAGAGGACACGACAACTGGTATGAGCACTACGCAGATTGGATGGATTATCATCCGAACCAAATCCCGCTCACATGTCCATGCATCAGTACCCGTACGTCACCAACCGCTCTACATGATCGCCGCGAACAATGCATTATCCGAAAACTTGCACAACTCTCCACGATCGTCTTGATCGACGGAACACGAGTGGTCCCGTTTGAGGAAATGCAGACGCTCGTTATCGACCTCCAGTGA
- the his-50 gene encoding Histone H4 (Predicted), with amino-acid sequence MSGRGKGGKGLGKGGAKRHRKVLRDNIQGITKPAIRRLARRGGVKRISGLIYEETRGVLKVFLENVIRDAVTYCEHAKRKTVTAMDVVYALKRQGRTLYGFGG; translated from the coding sequence ATGTCCGGACGTGGAAAGGGAGGAAAAGGCCTCGGAAAAGGAGGTGCCAAGCGCCATCGCAAGGTCCTTCGTGACAACATCCAAGGAATCACCAAGCCAGCTATTCGCCGTCTCGCTCGTCGTGGTGGAGTCAAGCGTATTTCTGGACTCATCTACGAGGAAACTCGTGGAGTTCTCAAGGTGTTCCTCGAGAACGTCATCCGTGATGCCGTCACTTACTGTGAGCACGCCAAGAGAAAGACTGTCACCGCCATGGACGTCGTCTATGCCTTGAAGCGTCAAGGAAGAACTCTGTACGGATTCGGAGGATAA
- the his-51 gene encoding Histone H2A (Confirmed by transcript evidence): protein MSGRGKGGKAKTGGKAKSRSSRAGLQFPVGRLHRILRKGNYAQRVGAGAPVYLAAVLEYLAAEVLELAGNAARDNKKTRIAPRHLQLAVRNDEELNKLLAGVTIAQGGVLPNIQAVLLPKKTGGDKE, encoded by the coding sequence ATGTCTGGACGCGGAAAGGGAGGCAAAGCCAAGACCGGAGGAAAAGCCAAGTCCCGCTCATCAAGAGCCGGACTCCAATTCCCAGTTGGTCGTCTTCATCGTATTCTCCGTAAAGGAAACTACGCTCAACGTGTTGGAGCCGGAGCCCCAGTTTACCTGGCTGCTGTTCTTGAGTACCTCGCTGCTGAGGTTCTCGAGTTGGCTGGAAACGCTGCCCGTGACAACAAGAAGACCAGAATTGCCCCAAGACATCTCCAACTTGCCGTCCGTAACGACGAGGAGTTGAACAAACTGTTGGCTGGAGTGACCATCGCCCAAGGAGGAGTTCTTCCAAATATCCAAGCTGTTCTTCTTCCAAAGAAGACTGGAGGAGACAAGGAATAG
- the F07B7.7 gene encoding Core protein VP7 (Predicted) gives MITEARINGNAYINCQESLTLENDSARPAFQHRAFEGLIQHPLPLGQDALVSRVRALQVILCGRADPRYDAPFNGSPILLRQYAEDMIQYGHALKAEECLMVQLEENEPNKVMRKQRYGADTVTLPTFDLWCIPEVRQSLYVLFQPHPFGDESTRCLDRFGNTNRYWFTLPISGEYTLLEQLQEDEERRLTFRFTPTNRCIWESPLHDVTKLRRALNTPLPTGQQALRLRLAWMINLLTGQKPPETVFQGTYVETRNFLKIVRGATMLVLGIREEASTVKVELSTCVRHIATSSARGHNLVLPTFTLFTMYSMEKWEAWLNGCWNHIFNEITGRDIESCTCHQDEEME, from the exons ATGATCACTGAGGCCAGAATCAACGGAAACGCCTACATCAACTGTCAGGAATCCTTGACACTAGAGAACGACAGTGCCAGACCAGCGTTTCAGCACAGAGCTTTCGAAGGCCTCATCCAACACCCGCTTCCATTAGGACAGGACGCATTAGTATCGAGAGTTCGAGCACTACAGGTCATTCTATGTGGCCGCGCCGACCCAAGATACGACGCTCCATTCAATGGTTCGCCCATCTTACTTCGTCAGTACGCCGAGGACATGATTCAATATGGTCATGCCTTGAAGGCTGAAGAATGTTTGATGGTACAGTTGGAAGAAAACGAACCGAACAAAGTCATGCGAAAACAGCGTTACGGAGCTGACACTGTCACACTTCCTACATTCGATCTTTGGTGCATTCCGGAGGTTCGGCAATCATTATACGTGCTGTTTCAACCACATCCATTTGGGGATGAGTCTACACGGTGTTTAGACAGATTTGGAAATACCAACCGCTACTGGTTTACGCTTCCAATCTCTGGCGAATACACCCTTCTTGAACAACTTCAAGAAGACGAGGAAAGGAG ACTTACCTTCCGATTTACGCCTACAAACCGGTGCATTTGGGAATCCCCACTTCACGATGTAACGAAACTCAGACGAGCCCTGAATACTCCACTTCCCACCGGACAACAAGCTTTGCGACTACGATTGGCATGGATGATTAACCTACTTACTGGTCAGAAACCTCCCGAAACCGTCTTCCAAGGTACATACGTTGAAACACGTAACTTCCTGAAGATAGTACGAGGAGCGACTATGCTGGTCCTGGGCATCCGTGAAGAAGCCTCAACTGTCAAGGTTGAGCTTTCGACTTGTGTACGTCACATCGCAACATCATCCGCTAGAGGCCACAATTTAGTCCTACCGACTTTTACCCTCTTTACGATGTACTCCATGGAGAAGTGGGAAGCTTGGCTCAACGGCTGTTGGAATCACATCTTCAACGAAATCACGGGAAGAGACATCGAATCCTGCACCTGTCACCAAGACGAGGAGATGGAATGA
- the F07B7.8 gene encoding T20D4.11-like domain-containing protein (Predicted) — protein sequence MIILILLFINLAFGYEEMMCLNAAGPGIFSCLDKFHEISNHELSTDIDNKASTEKMNKLCDDFKKCDFTKCKANRDAMKSMDRTISYCDANHFLSVDFKECEAKLMADNSTCIQDWIPFPDPISDSLKIDEKLMESCKIFLGQDNCIEKKMIEICDTAMWIQFIKHYMFPEHDCCILQ from the exons ATGATAATACTTATCTTGTTGTTTATAAATCTTGCATTTGGTTATGAAGAAATGATGTGCTTAAATGCAGCTGGCCCGGGTATTTTCAGTTGTTTAGAt aagtttcacGAAATTTCAAACCATGAGTTATCAACTGACATAGATAACAAAGCCAGCacggaaaaaatgaataaactcTGCGAcgacttcaaaaaatgtgatttcacAAAGTGCAAGGCCAATAGAGATGCAATGAAGTCTATGGACAGGACAATTTCCTACTGTGACGCTAATCATTTTCTCTCAGTAGATTTCAAAGAATGCGAGGCAAAACTAATGGCGGATAACTCAACGTGCATTCAAGACTGGATTCCATTTCCAGATCCAATTAGCGattcattgaaaatcgatgaaaaattaatggaatCATGCAAGATTTTCCTAGGACAAGATAATTGCATTGAGAAGAAGATGATTGAGATTTGTGATACTGCCATGTGGATACAATTTATAAAG CACTACATGTTCCCTGAACACGATTGTTGCATCTTGcaataa
- the C01B7.7 gene encoding T20D4.11-like domain-containing protein (Predicted): MRRFLSIVVFAAISFYLVDSASLATAESKDHNCTLGDGLKALSCIFRMQDFLEKIDALDLDNKEETNDFKGSCDSLHNCFDALDCQTSSTDHETSDISGMIKTYCDTIIYISTKFVECSDKLEEKSSQCFENWDPFPNDIEKETDQKKKEEMRKSACQNFFGKDNCLKEEIVSSCSEGEWIGFRDHFVSLSNITKQCDFQNL, encoded by the exons ATGCGAAGATTTCTTTCAATTGTGGTTTTTGCGGCGATATCATTTTATCTGGTAGATTCGGCAAGTTTAGCAACTGCAGAGAGCAAGGATCACAACTGCACACTTGGAGATGGACTTAAAGCATTGTCATGTATTTTT AGAATGCAAGATTTCCTGGAGAAAATTGATGCACTTGACCTAGACAATAAAGAAGAAACAAATGATTTTAAAGGCTCCTGTGACTCTCTTCACAACTGTTTTGATGCTCTTGATTGTCAAACTTCATCAACTGATCACGAAACCTCTGATATTTCTGGAATGATCAAAACCTATTGTGATACCATCATTTACATCTCCACAAAGTTTGTTGAATGTAGTGataaattagaagaaaaaagctCGCAATGCTTTGAAAACTGGGATCCATTTCCAAATGATATCGAAAAAGAAACTgatcaaaagaaaaaggaagaaatgagaaaatctgcatgccaaaacttttttggaaaagataATTGTTTGAAAGAAGAAATCGTGAGCTCATGCAGTGAAGGAGAATGGATAGGATTTAGAGAT catttcgtTTCATTAAGCAACATTACAAAGCAAtgcgattttcaaaatctctaa
- the his-52 gene encoding Histone H2B 2 (Predicted): protein MAPPKPSAKGAKKAAKTVTKPKDGKKRRHARKESYSVYIYRVLKQVHPDTGVSSKAMSIMNSFVNDVFERIAAEASRLAHYNKRSTISSREIQTAVRLILPGELAKHAVSEGTKAVTKYTSSK from the coding sequence ATGGCCCCACCAAAGCCGTCTGCTAAAGGAGCAAAGAAAGCCGCCAAGACCGTCACCAAGCCAAAGGACGGAAAGAAGAGACGTCATGCCCGTAAAGAATCCTACTCCGTGTACATCTACCGTGTGCTCAAGCAGGTTCATCCAGACACTGGAGTCTCTTCCAAGGCTATGTCCATCATGAACTCTTTCGTCAACGACGTCTTCGAGCGTATCGCTGCTGAGGCATCTCGTCTTGCTCACTACAACAAGAGATCCACCATCTCTTCTCGCGAAATTCAAACTGCCGTCCGTTTGATTCTTCCAGGAGAGCTTGCCAAGCACGCCGTCTCTGAGGGAACCAAGGCTGTCACCAAGTACACCTCTAGCAAGTAA
- the his-49 gene encoding Histone H3 (Predicted), protein MARTKQTARKSTGGKAPRKQLATKAARKSAPASGGVKKPHRYRPGTVALREIRRYQKSTELLIRRAPFQRLVREIAQDFKTDLRFQSSAVMALQEAAEAYLVGLFEDTNLCAIHAKRVTIMPKDIQLARRIRGERA, encoded by the coding sequence ATGGCTCGTACCAAGCAAACCGCCCGCAAGTCGACCGGAGGAAAGGCTCCAAGAAAGCAGTTGGCCACCAAGGCCGCTCGCAAGTCTGCTCCAGCCTCTGGGGGAGTTAAGAAGCCACATCGTTACCGTCCAGGAACCGTCGCTCTTCGTGAGATCAGACGTTACCAGAAGTCTACCGAGCTCCTCATCCGCAGAGCGCCATTCCAGCGTCTTGTTCGTGAGATCGCTCAAGATTTCAAGACCGATCTTCGCTTCCAATCTTCCGCTGTCATGGCTCTTCAAGAGGCTGCCGAGGCATACCTCGTCGGACTCTTCGAGGACACCAACTTGTGCGCAATCCACGCCAAGCGAGTCACCATCATGCCAAAGGACATCCAATTGGCCAGACGTATCCGAGGAGAACGTGcttaa
- the W09B7.1 gene encoding CCHC-type domain-containing protein (Predicted), which translates to MGGRKSNKAKNQQPLNNDVTSSQLSENTDGEVEATPPKNIQIDECPLNTSGAAEYHGDSSPLIRSASLLDSSISTIEHEEIVVMDMDTEHPNESDNYDDPNASSALEAWMKEWKEFATVNERDRFEAQASLTALNGSMTALKAQLHTVESICNRLETQIMHEHHVDNDSRQAQARRSSSAESTGTSSKGNLQKNKDKKPAKAYSGSYCIFCRRASHKSIDCRTTTFYLHRENRARSNGYCNKCLQPLIQSDAGHHLSCTEPKVSCAYRHEHSENQAKSGHNEVETKRSKTQPLATVPAVQGTEITID; encoded by the exons ATGGGAGGCAGAAAGTCCAacaaagcaaaaaatcaacaaccGCTGAACAACGACGTCACTTCGTCTCAACTCAGTGAGAATACCGACGGTGAAGTAGAGGCGACCCCTCCGAAGAACATCCAAATCGACGAGTGCCCACTCAACACATCAGGTGCAGCGGAATACCACGGAGATTCCAGTCCACTCATCCGCTCCGCGTCTCTCCTCGATAGCAGCATTTCTACTATTGAGCACGAAGAGATCGTGGTTATGGACATGGACACGGAACACCCAAATGAAAGTGACAATTATG ACGACCCGAATGCATCATCCGCTCTCGAAGCATGGATGAAGGAATGGAAGGAATTCGCGACGGTGAACGAAAGGGACCGATTCGAGGCACAAGCATCATTGACAGCTCTGAATGGCTCCATGACGGCACTCAAAGCGCAGTTGCACACGGTCGAAAGCATCTGCAATCGCCTGGAGACGCAAATAATGCATGAGCACCACGTGGACAACGATTCAAGACAAGCACAAGCCCGCCGCTCATCATCCGCTGAATCCACCGGAACTTCTTCCAAGGGAAATCTGCAAAAGAACAAGGACAAAAAGCCGGCAAAAGCCTACTCAGGCTCA TATTGCATCTTCTGCCGCAGAGCCTCCCACAAATCCATCGACTGCAGAACAACGACATTCTACCTCCACAGAGAGAATCGTGCCCGCTCCAATGGATACTGTAACAAGTGCCTTCAACCGCTGATTCAATCCGACGCAGGTCACCACTTGAGCTGCACAGAGCCGAAAGTCTCGTGCGCCTACCGCCACGAGCACTCGGAGAATCAAGCCAAGAGTGGTCACAACGAG GTTGAGACCAAGCGTTCCAAAACCCAACCGCTCGCCACTGTTCCGGCGGTACAGGGTACGGAAATCACCATAGATTGA